In Fluviicola taffensis DSM 16823, the following are encoded in one genomic region:
- a CDS encoding peptidase M10A and M12B matrixin and adamalysin, protein MKRTLTILFSLFLFVLNAQQDSSNLSPNGIFDKVFDMNGRQYQLSDLQVGSIPKNAQLAPALLCSSGYFDLYFEQGSGMEGSSQTEIDRRNVICQVFSDLSQFIVPANSNVHVNILVRNINQELPGYDPLTNPFPAAISNVLGLASGFYVVPSNASATKGIIDNEIWKTINSGVDSYTGVASPLISTVPNGAMFYHGMVGFNFDNIGNPWNILLNQAPSSSSYFDLYSVALHEITHALGFASLIDANGDSKFNTGYEYYSRYDLFLKTAGNQSLITNTGACSLYNYSFNPALNPTVMTPASFDCATHIKFAGTVNKSVYSPSTFQPPSSLSHMEDVCHHTVNPYLDDEYYVMSNGQNGGSMKRYLKPEERAVLCDIGYQVNTTYGITSNLNYFNYNVGVCPGLQIAGVNDGITSGGLYQHVVSPGGSLTISTILQNDVNASSFECLENIYGNGTLTAISSTSFTYTAATPGVVLLRYIPVSGTGVRGNITYVLIYVSAGNCTPTVCSMLNNGNFEGAGQCGQLEVPASNGISINCWSPAVLTPDLFKRNCTSTFNNNFSIPATYYNSPGAESWNGSPNNHFMGFAGLSNGFEAAQSLLNIPLVQNQTYTLSFRAKVAYNAMNQMPPLGTNGQITFGAALSTIAWPGANSVLPSIPGSVYQLGTPIIINNTANNNWDYYSQTFTYTGSGNLSNFFIANTSLLGTSGNTYGLYIYMDDISLVAANPTIVMDLPNAMCSNQSISDLSPYAPLPNGSFSGNGVQYSGGVYSFNAAVAGIGMHTIVYTYTDNNGCSQTISDIIEVGPIITVSAINNFICSGQQVSITASGADTYTWSPATGLSTTTGPVVIASPTASTTYTITGTNSLGCTASKLVHVFITPPTATISGTTSVCQNSGSPSIALTASFGTAPYTFVYTINGGANQTITTTYGNGIGIPVPTNTSGTFTYNLVSVTSATGCSQILSGSATVTIKPLPTATISTVPTVCQGAPSPTITFTGLNGTAPYTFYYTTNGVNQSIGSGSGNVATVLVPTSATGTFTYTLTSVNSAMGCSKSQSGTAAITVSPCPDCGTGTLISGTVTTSPTANTTLRVASNTTISGNVTFTGNNVKIQPGVTITVASTATLNITGSHFYGCENMWQGIVVQPGGKVNMQPYIVSSTVTKTPLIEDAVIGVDFLPVTTQQSVILLQVNNATFNKNATAIRVQGYPFANVASMFSVKNSLFTCRTIYNTSASTWPLTTTVKALNGSTDPYVNPYITTTYPITTMKVPQNSTFSDKGIQLVNVGTVFNSMNIGSTVAAEYNVFDNLKVALHCSNANVKVENTAVQFPQIITSAMYSSQSLPNIGTGIFATATSGYLGKVDVAGTTSLPNKFYGLSRVLHVVNYQNVQFNYNTIRSTRTNNYPVQGYYNGNMGLYLSLEQFQTVGVVYNTIYNTNTGVFVSVNNGINPCVGASIAVSNNLFQKNLGTNNGSFGTSAIHLENNSALDVFAGSIYSISNTITGSLRGITVNNWLKTSITTNENTLTLGINPNAFVGASSYGIAYNNCTAGNGMNQIYGNNVIGFSQAYENYKGIQFTQSMGNNISCNGTRDTHTGLYFNGTCSQTKTYKTTMQNHRYGFVLDNSAIIGQQGTTTTPTDNTWVGTTWSPTGTTNGNFKNACLNGSNTNNSKMYVRNSSSCNPNGSTFTSGLGSWSYTASISPITLFYVSNPPLETACVTSLPPEEGLMAGTNGSEEGIASETASAEESAASWLEESAELVESVIDSDHQVVMKNQLYRLSEEESGTLSSAQPELDALIETESQTNIGTLWEVEKSLSVGDLAEAAAINNSVNPENRLEESYQLLYEADLHYRNEVFNTSDSLVLVDLAQGCPAQQGGSVFQAQALYNHVYHTATIFTPDCQTSSAKSMQQTASADHPDDENVLYKLYPVPNNGIFKLQGSLLAGDQLQIMQLDGKLLLAQTIMQDEETMDLATHLSSGTYVVVLKNSEGQVKYRNRIVVLQ, encoded by the coding sequence ATGAAACGTACCTTAACTATTCTATTTTCACTTTTCTTATTTGTATTAAACGCCCAACAAGACTCGAGTAATCTGTCTCCCAACGGTATATTTGACAAGGTTTTTGACATGAATGGAAGGCAGTACCAATTAAGTGATTTACAAGTTGGCAGTATTCCTAAAAATGCACAGCTCGCGCCCGCATTATTGTGTTCCAGTGGTTACTTCGATTTATACTTCGAACAAGGAAGTGGCATGGAAGGCAGTTCTCAGACTGAAATTGACCGCAGAAATGTGATTTGTCAGGTTTTTTCCGATTTATCTCAGTTTATTGTACCTGCAAACTCCAACGTGCATGTCAATATTTTGGTGCGAAATATTAATCAAGAGCTGCCAGGATATGATCCGTTGACCAATCCTTTTCCAGCAGCTATAAGTAATGTGTTGGGTTTAGCCTCGGGTTTTTACGTAGTCCCTTCAAATGCGTCCGCTACTAAAGGAATAATTGACAATGAAATTTGGAAAACAATCAATTCAGGTGTTGATTCCTATACCGGAGTGGCATCTCCTCTTATTTCAACAGTTCCAAATGGGGCCATGTTTTATCATGGAATGGTAGGATTTAATTTTGATAATATCGGAAACCCCTGGAATATCCTGTTAAATCAAGCTCCATCCTCTTCAAGTTATTTTGATTTATATTCAGTAGCACTTCATGAAATTACACATGCTTTGGGCTTTGCTTCGTTAATTGATGCGAATGGAGATTCAAAATTTAATACGGGTTATGAATATTATTCGCGTTACGATTTGTTTTTGAAAACCGCCGGAAATCAATCTTTAATAACAAATACCGGAGCATGTTCTTTATACAATTACAGCTTCAATCCTGCATTGAATCCAACGGTTATGACTCCTGCTTCATTTGATTGTGCAACGCACATTAAATTTGCAGGAACGGTTAATAAATCGGTATATTCTCCATCAACTTTTCAACCGCCAAGCAGTTTAAGCCACATGGAAGACGTGTGTCATCATACAGTGAATCCTTATCTGGATGATGAATATTATGTGATGTCTAACGGACAAAACGGCGGTTCTATGAAAAGGTATTTAAAACCAGAAGAAAGAGCTGTTTTGTGTGATATTGGTTATCAGGTAAATACAACTTATGGTATTACTTCCAACTTAAATTATTTCAACTATAATGTGGGTGTTTGTCCAGGACTGCAAATTGCCGGAGTTAATGATGGAATTACATCAGGGGGATTATACCAACATGTTGTAAGTCCTGGTGGATCACTGACCATTTCAACTATCCTGCAAAATGATGTAAATGCGAGTAGCTTTGAGTGTTTGGAGAATATTTATGGAAATGGTACACTGACCGCGATTTCCAGTACCAGTTTTACCTATACAGCAGCTACTCCGGGAGTTGTCCTGTTAAGGTATATTCCTGTTTCAGGCACCGGGGTGAGAGGAAACATTACCTATGTACTTATTTATGTTTCAGCAGGAAATTGCACACCAACAGTTTGCAGTATGCTGAATAACGGCAATTTTGAAGGTGCTGGTCAATGCGGTCAGCTGGAAGTACCTGCTAGTAACGGAATTTCGATAAATTGTTGGTCTCCTGCAGTTCTTACACCAGATCTTTTTAAAAGGAATTGTACCAGCACCTTCAATAATAATTTTTCTATTCCTGCTACTTATTATAATTCCCCGGGAGCTGAATCCTGGAATGGTTCTCCTAACAATCACTTCATGGGGTTTGCAGGTTTGAGTAATGGATTTGAAGCCGCACAATCGTTACTGAATATTCCTTTAGTTCAAAACCAAACGTATACACTTTCGTTCCGTGCAAAAGTTGCTTATAATGCGATGAATCAGATGCCTCCTCTAGGTACGAATGGTCAAATAACTTTTGGTGCTGCACTTTCAACTATTGCATGGCCCGGTGCTAATTCAGTTTTACCGTCTATTCCCGGTTCGGTATATCAATTGGGTACTCCGATAATAATAAACAATACCGCTAACAATAATTGGGACTATTATTCGCAAACATTTACCTATACAGGTTCTGGTAATTTGTCCAATTTTTTTATTGCGAATACCTCCTTATTGGGAACGTCTGGAAATACTTACGGTTTGTACATTTACATGGATGATATTTCATTGGTTGCAGCAAATCCCACGATTGTGATGGATTTGCCAAATGCAATGTGTTCCAATCAATCTATTTCTGATTTATCCCCATATGCACCTCTTCCAAATGGATCTTTTTCCGGAAACGGGGTGCAATACAGTGGAGGTGTTTACAGCTTCAATGCAGCTGTTGCGGGTATTGGGATGCACACCATTGTTTATACCTATACGGATAATAATGGTTGCTCTCAAACGATTTCAGACATCATTGAGGTAGGACCAATTATTACCGTTTCAGCCATTAATAATTTTATTTGTTCAGGTCAGCAGGTGTCAATAACTGCAAGTGGAGCAGATACTTATACCTGGTCTCCTGCAACCGGATTATCTACAACTACAGGCCCTGTTGTCATCGCATCTCCCACAGCAAGTACTACCTATACGATTACAGGAACAAATTCTTTAGGATGTACAGCATCGAAATTGGTGCATGTTTTTATTACACCTCCAACCGCTACTATTTCAGGTACTACATCGGTCTGTCAAAACTCCGGATCACCGAGTATTGCTTTAACTGCATCATTTGGAACTGCACCATATACATTTGTCTATACTATCAACGGCGGAGCAAACCAAACGATCACCACAACCTATGGAAATGGGATTGGTATTCCTGTACCCACCAATACTTCTGGAACATTCACATATAATTTAGTCAGTGTAACAAGCGCAACAGGCTGTTCCCAAATTCTGAGCGGTTCAGCTACCGTTACAATAAAGCCGCTGCCAACAGCAACCATTTCAACTGTTCCAACTGTGTGTCAGGGAGCACCTTCACCAACTATTACCTTTACAGGATTAAATGGTACTGCACCTTACACGTTTTATTATACGACAAATGGGGTTAATCAATCAATTGGAAGTGGGAGCGGAAATGTTGCTACGGTTCTAGTACCAACAAGTGCTACGGGAACGTTTACCTATACTTTAACAAGTGTAAACAGTGCTATGGGATGTTCTAAAAGCCAAAGCGGAACTGCTGCAATTACGGTTAGTCCATGTCCGGATTGTGGAACAGGAACACTGATTTCTGGAACGGTAACTACTTCACCAACAGCGAATACTACTTTGCGTGTTGCAAGCAATACTACAATCTCCGGAAATGTAACGTTTACCGGAAACAATGTAAAAATTCAGCCTGGAGTTACAATTACAGTAGCTTCAACGGCAACATTAAATATTACAGGATCACATTTTTACGGTTGTGAAAACATGTGGCAGGGAATTGTTGTGCAACCTGGTGGAAAGGTAAATATGCAGCCATACATCGTGTCTTCAACGGTTACAAAAACACCCCTAATTGAAGATGCAGTTATTGGGGTAGACTTTTTACCGGTTACAACCCAGCAAAGCGTTATTTTATTGCAGGTAAATAATGCAACGTTTAACAAAAACGCAACAGCAATCAGAGTGCAGGGTTATCCGTTTGCGAACGTTGCAAGCATGTTCTCGGTGAAGAACAGTTTGTTTACTTGCAGAACTATCTACAATACTTCTGCTTCAACTTGGCCTTTGACAACTACCGTGAAAGCTTTAAACGGAAGTACAGACCCATACGTAAATCCTTACATTACCACGACTTATCCAATAACGACTATGAAAGTGCCTCAAAACAGCACCTTTTCAGATAAAGGAATTCAATTGGTAAATGTTGGTACAGTATTTAATTCAATGAATATTGGATCTACTGTTGCGGCTGAATACAATGTATTTGATAACTTAAAGGTTGCACTTCATTGTTCGAATGCCAATGTTAAAGTAGAAAATACTGCGGTACAATTCCCGCAGATCATTACTTCTGCCATGTATTCAAGCCAAAGTTTGCCCAATATTGGAACTGGAATTTTTGCCACAGCTACATCTGGTTATTTGGGTAAAGTAGATGTTGCAGGAACTACCTCGCTTCCTAATAAATTTTATGGATTGAGCAGAGTACTTCATGTGGTCAATTATCAGAATGTTCAGTTCAATTACAATACGATTCGCAGCACCCGTACCAACAATTATCCAGTACAAGGCTATTACAATGGAAATATGGGGCTTTATCTCTCTTTGGAGCAATTTCAAACAGTGGGTGTTGTTTACAATACCATTTACAATACCAATACAGGTGTTTTTGTGAGTGTTAACAATGGAATTAATCCATGTGTTGGAGCAAGCATTGCCGTTTCCAACAATTTATTTCAAAAGAATTTAGGAACGAATAATGGCTCTTTTGGAACGAGTGCCATTCATTTAGAAAATAATAGTGCGCTTGATGTTTTTGCAGGATCTATTTACTCAATTAGCAATACTATTACAGGTTCTCTGCGAGGAATCACTGTTAATAATTGGCTTAAAACGAGTATTACGACCAATGAAAACACCCTTACTTTGGGTATTAACCCCAATGCTTTTGTGGGTGCTTCCAGTTATGGTATTGCGTATAATAATTGTACAGCTGGAAATGGGATGAATCAGATCTATGGAAACAACGTAATTGGGTTTTCACAGGCTTATGAAAACTATAAAGGCATTCAGTTTACGCAATCAATGGGAAACAATATCTCTTGTAATGGAACACGTGACACACATACCGGGTTGTATTTTAATGGAACTTGCAGCCAAACCAAAACCTACAAAACAACCATGCAAAACCACCGCTACGGCTTTGTGTTGGATAATAGCGCAATTATAGGACAGCAGGGAACCACCACCACACCCACGGATAATACCTGGGTGGGTACAACTTGGTCTCCCACTGGAACCACAAATGGAAATTTTAAAAATGCCTGTTTGAACGGAAGTAATACAAATAATTCAAAAATGTATGTGCGGAATAGCAGCAGTTGCAATCCGAATGGTTCAACATTTACTTCAGGATTAGGTAGTTGGTCATATACCGCGAGCATTTCTCCAATCACCTTATTTTACGTGTCTAATCCACCACTTGAAACAGCATGTGTGACCAGCCTTCCACCAGAAGAAGGCTTGATGGCTGGAACTAACGGCAGTGAAGAAGGCATCGCATCAGAAACGGCTAGTGCAGAAGAATCTGCGGCTAGTTGGTTGGAAGAATCTGCAGAATTGGTCGAATCGGTTATAGATTCAGATCACCAAGTGGTGATGAAGAACCAATTGTATCGATTATCGGAAGAGGAATCGGGTACTTTAAGTTCAGCTCAACCAGAGTTGGATGCTTTAATTGAAACAGAGTCACAAACCAATATTGGCACGTTATGGGAAGTGGAAAAATCCTTGTCAGTTGGCGATTTGGCAGAGGCCGCGGCAATTAACAATAGCGTGAATCCGGAAAACAGGTTGGAAGAAAGTTACCAACTTCTCTACGAAGCAGATTTGCATTACCGCAACGAGGTGTTTAACACATCGGACAGTTTGGTGCTAGTTGATTTGGCTCAAGGTTGCCCTGCCCAACAAGGAGGATCTGTGTTCCAAGCACAAGCGCTCTATAATCACGTGTACCACACAGCTACTATTTTCACGCCAGATTGTCAAACTAGTTCAGCGAAAAGCATGCAACAAACTGCTAGTGCAGATCATCCCGATGATGAAAATGTGTTGTATAAGTTGTATCCTGTTCCTAATAATGGGATCTTCAAGTTGCAAGGATCCTTGTTAGCAGGTGATCAATTACAAATCATGCAGTTGGATGGTAAGTTATTGCTAGCACAAACAATCATGCAAGATGAAGAAACAATGGATTTGGCAACTCATTTGAGTTCAGGAACCTATGTGGTTGTATTGAAAAATAGCGAGGGACAAGTGAAATACCGAAACCGCATTGTTGTGCTCCAGTAA
- a CDS encoding T9SS type A sorting domain-containing protein has product MKKWTIWIFLITNQVFGQVNLVPNPSFEQCVNCITTDFGPASYQASIVDWFNPNTCTPDYCTAMDYPAWLNYQIPDGQAFIGIGTYDPAGSNGREYATCALLDTLLASKWYEVSFYARVKEGHSRFASNNLGVHFSDTALHAANMYLFNVYNPPLLEAQVKYFNNEIISDSAHWTLVCGLYQAHGGEKYLTLGNFNTDAQTTQGMEYTDGIVWQTYFLIDQVSVIPLDSIVGGIPADAGPDQTIYINDTAFIGQKISNMPSVWQKLDGTSVAMNTAGVYVSPQVNTTYVVSQTINGFYSTDTVTVFVIDDLGIEEDFQSKYKLFPVPNNGIFKLQGSLLAGDQLQIMQLDGKLLLAQTMMQDEETMDLATHLSSGTYVVVLKNSEGQVKYRNRIVVIL; this is encoded by the coding sequence ATGAAAAAATGGACGATATGGATTTTTTTGATCACAAACCAGGTGTTTGGGCAAGTCAATTTGGTTCCCAATCCAAGCTTTGAACAGTGTGTGAATTGTATAACAACTGATTTTGGCCCAGCTTCATACCAAGCCTCAATTGTTGATTGGTTCAACCCCAATACCTGTACTCCAGATTATTGTACAGCAATGGATTATCCAGCGTGGTTGAATTATCAAATTCCAGATGGGCAAGCATTTATAGGGATAGGAACTTATGATCCAGCAGGTTCGAATGGTCGGGAATATGCCACCTGTGCCTTGCTGGATACATTGTTGGCTTCGAAGTGGTATGAGGTGTCATTTTATGCACGTGTGAAAGAAGGGCATTCTCGTTTTGCCTCCAATAATTTAGGAGTACATTTCAGTGATACGGCTTTGCATGCAGCTAATATGTATTTGTTTAATGTCTATAATCCACCCTTGTTGGAAGCTCAGGTAAAATATTTCAACAACGAAATAATCTCTGATTCGGCGCATTGGACTTTGGTGTGTGGTTTGTATCAGGCACATGGCGGGGAGAAATACCTGACCTTGGGTAATTTCAATACCGATGCGCAGACCACTCAAGGCATGGAATACACGGATGGTATCGTATGGCAAACCTATTTTCTGATTGATCAGGTATCGGTGATTCCTTTAGACAGCATAGTGGGTGGTATTCCAGCAGATGCGGGCCCAGATCAAACGATCTACATCAACGACACTGCATTTATAGGTCAAAAAATAAGCAATATGCCTTCTGTGTGGCAGAAGCTGGATGGCACATCAGTTGCTATGAATACTGCTGGGGTTTACGTTTCCCCGCAAGTAAACACAACGTATGTAGTTTCACAAACCATTAATGGGTTTTATTCCACGGATACGGTCACCGTTTTTGTGATCGATGATTTAGGTATTGAAGAAGATTTTCAATCGAAGTATAAGTTGTTCCCTGTTCCCAATAATGGGATCTTCAAGTTGCAAGGATCCTTGTTAGCAGGTGATCAATTACAAATCATGCAGTTGGATGGTAAGTTATTGCTTGCGCAAACGATGATGCAGGATGAAGAAACAATGGATTTGGCAACTCATTTGAGTTCAGGAACCTATGTGGTTGTGTTGAAAAATAGCGAGGGACAAGTGAAATACCGAAACCGCATTGTTGTGATCCTGTAA
- a CDS encoding T9SS type A sorting domain-containing protein, translating to MKKGMVWIVLITNTVFGQVNLVPNPSFEQCTNCITGPFGPAFFEASIVDWYNPNTCTPDYCTAMDYPAWLNYQIPDGQAFIGLSTYDPVGSNIRDYATCALLDTLLASHWYEVSFYARVKEGHSRFASNNLGVHFSDTALHAANMYLFNVYNPPLLEAQVKYFNNEIISDSAHWTLVRGLYQAHGGEKYLTLGNFNTDAQTTQGMEYTDGIVWQTYFIIDMVSVIPLDSIVGGIPADAGPDTTIYINDTAFIGQKISNMPSVWQKLDGTAVAMNTAGVYVSPQVNTTYVVSQTINGFYSTDTVTVFVIDDLGIDEPEEYNFTVSPNPNKGVFTIQLQQLIKETTELVIYDNTGREVMNQAVESPITQIKVVTAVKPGIYLVQLRQKGTVGKRQTVVIE from the coding sequence ATGAAAAAGGGAATGGTATGGATTGTACTGATAACAAACACGGTGTTTGGGCAGGTGAATTTGGTTCCCAATCCCAGTTTTGAACAGTGCACAAATTGCATAACAGGGCCTTTTGGACCAGCATTTTTTGAAGCATCAATTGTTGATTGGTACAACCCCAATACCTGTACCCCGGATTATTGTACAGCAATGGATTATCCAGCGTGGTTGAATTATCAAATTCCTGATGGACAGGCATTTATAGGACTTTCGACTTATGATCCTGTTGGATCAAATATCAGAGATTATGCCACCTGTGCCTTGCTGGATACATTGTTGGCTTCCCATTGGTATGAAGTGTCTTTTTATGCACGGGTGAAAGAAGGGCATTCTCGTTTTGCTTCTAATAATTTAGGAGTACATTTCAGTGATACAGCTTTGCATGCAGCTAATATGTATTTGTTTAATGTCTATAATCCACCCTTGTTGGAAGCTCAGGTAAAATATTTCAACAACGAAATAATCTCTGATTCAGCTCATTGGACCTTGGTGCGTGGTTTGTACCAGGCACATGGTGGGGAGAAATACTTGACCTTAGGTAATTTCAATACCGATGCGCAAACCACCCAAGGTATGGAATACACAGATGGAATAGTGTGGCAAACCTATTTTATCATTGACATGGTTTCCGTCATTCCTTTAGACAGCATAGTGGGTGGTATTCCAGCAGATGCGGGCCCAGATACAACGATTTACATCAATGACACTGCATTTATTGGTCAAAAAATCAGTAATATGCCTTCTGTGTGGCAGAAGCTGGATGGAACAGCCGTTGCTATGAATACTGCTGGGGTTTACGTTTCACCGCAAGTAAACACAACGTATGTGGTTTCACAAACCATCAACGGGTTTTATTCCACGGATACGGTTACTGTTTTTGTGATCGATGATTTGGGAATAGATGAGCCCGAAGAATACAATTTTACCGTTTCACCGAACCCTAACAAAGGAGTTTTTACCATTCAACTGCAACAGCTGATTAAAGAAACCACGGAGCTTGTTATTTATGACAATACTGGTCGGGAAGTTATGAACCAAGCGGTGGAATCTCCCATTACGCAAATAAAGGTTGTTACAGCAGTTAAACCAGGAATATATTTAGTGCAGCTTAGGCAAAAAGGAACTGTTGGAAAGAGACAAACAGTAGTGATAGAGTGA
- the metF gene encoding methylenetetrahydrofolate reductase [NAD(P)H] encodes MKVIDHINAAKDTLFSFEILPPLKGANIQSIYDGIDPLMEFKPKYINVTYHREEFIYKEREKGLLEKIAIRKRPGTVGICAAIMNKYNIDAVPHLICGGFSREETENALIDLQFLGIDNVLALRGDSIKTESTFKPDPEGHKHAVDLINQITDMNRGSYLVDDIQLAPTNFCIGAAGYPEKHFEAMNLSTDLHYLKSKVDAGAEYIVTQMFFNNQKYFDFVDACRAIGITVPIIPGIKPITTLNHISFLPKVFHIDLPEELSKDLIKCKSNKDVFEVGVEWGIHQSQELKKAKVPVIHYYTMSTSESVKTIAEKIF; translated from the coding sequence ATGAAAGTTATCGATCACATTAACGCAGCGAAAGACACGCTATTTTCATTTGAAATTCTACCTCCGCTAAAAGGAGCGAATATTCAATCTATTTACGATGGTATTGACCCCTTAATGGAATTCAAACCGAAATACATCAATGTAACCTATCATCGGGAAGAATTTATCTATAAAGAACGCGAAAAAGGACTTCTTGAAAAGATAGCAATCCGAAAAAGACCAGGAACAGTTGGAATTTGTGCGGCGATTATGAATAAGTACAACATTGATGCTGTTCCTCATTTAATTTGTGGAGGTTTTTCTCGAGAAGAAACAGAGAATGCATTAATCGATTTACAATTTTTAGGAATTGATAATGTGCTTGCTTTGCGTGGAGATTCCATTAAAACAGAATCGACCTTTAAGCCAGATCCAGAAGGGCATAAACACGCGGTAGATTTGATTAATCAGATTACAGATATGAATCGTGGGAGCTATTTAGTAGACGATATTCAATTGGCTCCAACCAATTTTTGTATCGGTGCGGCTGGTTATCCTGAAAAGCATTTCGAAGCGATGAATTTGAGTACGGATTTACACTACTTGAAATCGAAAGTGGACGCTGGAGCAGAATACATCGTTACTCAAATGTTCTTTAATAATCAAAAATATTTTGATTTTGTAGATGCTTGTAGAGCTATTGGAATCACTGTTCCAATTATTCCAGGAATCAAACCGATAACAACATTGAATCACATTTCATTCTTGCCAAAAGTCTTTCATATTGATCTTCCAGAAGAATTAAGTAAGGACTTGATAAAATGTAAAAGCAATAAAGACGTTTTTGAAGTAGGAGTTGAATGGGGAATTCATCAATCACAAGAACTTAAAAAAGCAAAAGTTCCTGTTATTCATTATTATACGATGTCTACCTCTGAAAGCGTTAAAACGATAGCAGAAAAAATATTCTAA
- the hemL gene encoding glutamate-1-semialdehyde 2,1-aminomutase: MATNKLNRSNSEALYEKAKNYFPGGVNSPVRAFKSVEGSPLFIKKGDGAIIWDEDDNEFIDFCGSWGPLILGHNHPKVYAGIVAALQNGASFGAPTRLENELAELILSRNPFIDKIRFTSSGTEAVMSAIRLARGYTGRNKIVKFEGCYHGHSDSLLVKAGSGLVTFGNTSSAGVPEAFANETLVLPLNDSEALKSCFEQFGKEIACVIIEPIPANNGLLLQELSFLKELREICTQNGALLFFDEVISGFRVAFSGAAEYYGIAPDLVTYGKIIGGGLPVGAYGAKKEIMACVAPDGPVYQAGTLSGNPVAMAAGLAQLTELSKPSFYEDQERRTKLFTDKINSHAKAKGYVFELVTIGSIFWISFDNSKHIHAAEEINPDMTNFKHLHRALLEEGLYMGPSGYEVGFISAVHTDELLLKAAQLFINALDRIMS; encoded by the coding sequence ATGGCAACAAACAAACTCAACAGATCAAACTCAGAAGCACTTTACGAAAAAGCGAAAAATTACTTTCCAGGTGGAGTAAATTCTCCTGTAAGAGCGTTTAAATCGGTTGAGGGTTCTCCCTTATTTATCAAAAAAGGGGATGGTGCTATTATTTGGGACGAAGATGACAATGAATTCATCGATTTTTGTGGAAGTTGGGGGCCGCTGATTTTGGGTCACAACCATCCAAAAGTATACGCAGGAATCGTTGCTGCTTTGCAAAATGGAGCAAGTTTTGGTGCTCCAACTCGTTTAGAAAATGAATTGGCTGAATTGATCCTTTCGAGAAATCCGTTTATTGACAAAATCCGTTTTACAAGTTCAGGAACCGAAGCTGTAATGTCGGCAATTCGCTTAGCGAGAGGTTATACTGGCAGAAACAAAATTGTGAAATTCGAGGGCTGTTATCACGGTCACAGCGATTCCTTATTGGTGAAAGCTGGATCTGGGTTGGTGACTTTCGGAAATACTTCCAGTGCTGGAGTTCCAGAAGCATTTGCAAACGAAACCTTGGTTTTACCATTGAATGATTCAGAAGCTTTAAAGAGTTGTTTCGAGCAATTTGGAAAAGAGATTGCTTGTGTGATTATTGAACCGATTCCTGCAAATAATGGATTGCTTTTGCAAGAATTGAGTTTCTTGAAAGAATTAAGAGAAATCTGTACACAAAATGGCGCTTTGTTATTCTTCGACGAAGTGATTTCAGGATTCCGAGTAGCTTTTTCTGGTGCGGCTGAATATTACGGAATTGCACCAGATTTGGTGACATACGGAAAAATAATCGGCGGCGGTTTGCCCGTTGGCGCTTACGGAGCGAAAAAAGAAATCATGGCGTGCGTTGCACCAGACGGACCAGTTTACCAAGCGGGAACACTATCCGGAAATCCAGTTGCAATGGCCGCCGGCTTGGCTCAATTAACTGAATTAAGTAAACCCAGTTTTTACGAAGATCAGGAACGCAGAACCAAATTATTCACTGATAAAATCAATTCCCATGCGAAAGCAAAAGGGTATGTTTTCGAATTGGTAACAATCGGTTCCATTTTCTGGATTTCATTCGATAATTCAAAACATATTCACGCTGCTGAAGAAATTAATCCAGATATGACAAACTTCAAACATTTGCACCGTGCATTATTGGAAGAAGGACTTTACATGGGTCCAAGTGGCTACGAGGTTGGTTTCATTTCTGCTGTTCATACGGATGAGTTGTTACTGAAAGCTGCTCAATTGTTTATTAATGCTTTGGATCGAATTATGAGCTAA